The window cagaaTTAGGATACCTGGAGCCCATGTAAAATCTGGTTGGGTATGGCAACCTGACCACAATCCCAGTACACAAGAGGCAAAGACAAGTAATTCCCAGAGCAACCTGGCTATCCAGATCAGGGAGTTCTATAATCAATGGGAGATCCTGCCTCAATAAAGTAAGGTGACTATAGACTGAGAACACTCAATGTCAGCTTCAGGTCTCCAGATTCATGTGCTCACAAATGTGCACCCAAACACATGCAAGATccacacaatatacatacaccacacacatatgcatacatgcaaatataATAAGTATTTTGAGTCAGTGGCAATTAATGAGAAATAATTTAGTCTGTCCTAAGCATGTGTAGAGCTGAAACCAAGGTGAACACATTTACTTTGCTAATTAACCATCAGGAACCTGTTGGTCCCTGCTAAGTCTTACATCTTTTCTATATAGCCAAATGTCAGTCACTACTTGCTCTTAAATGAAAGCTCATCGGCTGCTTCTCAGCCAGGAAGGCTGAGCCAGCGGGATCCCAGGATCCACGATTGCCAGAATTCTAGAGTAATGTTCAAATCTCATGGGCACAGAGCCCATGACAGAAGAGGGAAATCTGGGGGTTGCCAGTGCCAGGGCCCAGCATTCCCCAAGCAGTATATGAACTTAGATGAAACACAAGCTTGCCCACTGTTGCAGACCTCTGCTCTGACTCTTTGCTCTTCCTGGGGTGCTATGATTCTACAAGACAAGACAAGGCTCAGCAGGTCAGGTTTAAAATCACCCTCTTGGAGAAGTTAAACTGATTTTAATGTCACAATAAAATAACAAGAGGCTCAGAGTTACCTTGTGGGAAGGTCTCCCTCCACAGTCTGAGGTCCATGCTAGGGATTTCCTCACAGGATTCAAAGTCCTGGGGGAACTTTCCAATACGGAAGGCATCCACAGGTACTCTGGTGAGGCCGGTGTTGTCACAGATGACCCGAGGTAGTGAATGCTtttccagttcctgcctctgagCGTCTGTGAAGACATGGCTGTTCTCCCACCAAAACCTACACAGCAAAGGGCACATGAGTGAGCTGGGATGCTTTGCTATTTCTGTTTTCTAATGCACCCAATGCCCCTATGGAGAATCTTGTTGTAGGGTAGCCATAGCACACAGGGCCCATGAGAATCAGTCATTGTGGACATGGAGGAGAAAAGCCGGGTGTGAGCCTGTCTGGGGGATGGGCTACAAGCTGACCAACTTGTAGTGGAGTCTGTATGGGTGCAGCCCTGCCACAGAAACAAATGCAGCAACACCGAAGTCAGTCACAGGAAGAGGTCCTACTCAGTCCAAGGTCCAAGTTCTGTTCTTGTCCCCACCCCCGGGCCAGGgtcatcagaaagaaagaaaatgttagtTTTCAGAATGTGAATATCAGAGACAAAGCTCCAATTTTCCACAGCCCTTTACCATATAAATCATGTCTTGATTCCTACTTGGGAACACATTCTCTTAGGATGGGAGGAGCAGAAACCAGTAAAAGGACCCTGGATGTATTGAACAGCAAGAGAAGTCTCCTCTATATCAGTTGGTTGACTGGAGTTTTGCTTTTTGGAGACATCCGGTCAAAAACACTAGGGTGAAAAATCCCAGCATCACTCCAGCATCTGCTAGAGGCTCTTGGACTTTGACATTGAACATGATCCAAAAGTCATGTCATACTCAAGTGAGTTTAGGAAATGAGCTGCCTACCAAGCTTGTGTCTTCTCGTGTCCTAATTACATCAAGCCATATCATTTTTCTAGAGACTCAGTTTCAAGGGAGATAAAAACTTCCAGGATGTTCCCAGGAATCTCAGGTATGGGAAATGCTGTACCCCTGAAAATGATGGCAGCATTTCTAGCAAAGGTAACAAAAGAGTACAGAGGCTGTGGCTAAAGTCCGAGGTATGCCTGAAAGCATttggatggggagagagggatgggtggaggcaggcaggaagaaaagacaatCGACAATGTGGGGACTGTTAAAAAATAccagaaagagggctggagagatggctcagcggttaagggcactgactgctcttccagaggtcctgagttcaaatcccagcaaccacacggtggctcacaaccatttgtaatgggatctgatgccctcttctggtgtgtctgagacagttacagtgtactcatgtacattaaataaatagataaataaatgaatgaaaacagtTTGCGTacttaaaataacagaaagaaatgcttccttGTTTTTAAATGTATGGTTCCTTCATTGTAATGGGCCATGCTTTCCATTCTGCTGATCACTACTTGGGGTACCATGAGGTACACAGATAACTCTGCTTTCCCAGCCTCCTCTGGGTGTGTGAAGTTAAAAAATTTAGGCtgaaatggaggcaggaagaaggagCAAATGCAACTGTGAGGGAACTGTGAggagctggaggcagaggcatggtgGAGAGGCAGGACTGAGTCTGTCCTGCTGGAGCCTGCTCCTGGGCAGTAGCGGGGTCCACATCGGCATCAAGGCAGGTCCATCTCCTCAGTGCCCATGGTGTCAGTGAAAGGCCAAAGCTGGAGTTGTCTCAGTTGAGTTTTGTTGCATACCTTTTCATCCACATGACTAGAAATACCAGAAAACAGTAGTCATGTTTTTAAGTGAACAGAATATTCTATAGGCCTTGTGGTCCTTTTGTGCGGTGACAACAGCGTTTTATTATCAAGGATGCTACATTTGAGAGAAAACCTGTCCAGTGTCACTTAAGCAATTGAGCCCAGACCTTGCAGCTCCATACAAACCTAATACGCCCAGAGTGTATACCACATGTACTTTGCCACGTGTACTGACCTGTCCCCATCCCTCAGAGCCTTCATCTGCTTCCCAATGATACATGCAAACAGAGGACCGGTGCGGGCTCCCGGTAAGAACTTTTCAGCCAGGCCTCCCAACCAGACATCAATGTTGTCAGCATGCTTGTATAACTCCATTATCTTGTTGACCATGCTTCTGTTGGCAATGGCCTTGTTCAGCTCAGCTGGTGTCTCCAGGCGTGACAAGCCACAGAACTCTCTCCACTCATTGTAGCCTGTACCATAAAGAGAGGATAGGTCCGTCTTCACGGGGATTTAAGTTTCACCAGTCTACCCATGGGTTCTGTTGACGCCCGGAAGCCAGAGTTGCAGAGTCACAGCCCTGCCTGCCAGTCCCTGCTGCAGAGTGACACTGCTATTGTAGCATGACATTCAGCCCTATTGATTTCAACAGGACAGACCAAGTAGCATAGACTTGAAGCTCTTATAAAGAGTGTATTTTGGGGTGAATTGGAATTAGAAAAGGTGCCAAGTTAAAACACTTAGTGGACTTATACTGTGTCAGTAAGATCTTATAAGTAAGACTTATACTGTGTCAGAAAGGATCAGTCTTTCCTTACAGAACCATGGTGGCAGATTACACCTTTTACAGAGCTGTGGATGCACCAGAAGGACACTGGGAGCTCATGGAGAATGAGAGCACActagcatattctctctctctctctctctctctctctctctctctctctctctctcacacacacacacacacacacacacatactcacacacatatacaaacacaaacagacagttttacacatatattcataaacacaGACAGTCTTAGACACCAACTTATACACTCTCTTAGACACACTCACTAACAGACATACTCTTATACACATTTACTCACATAATTtcttatacacactcacacacagacataccctcTCTTATAAACACagtcactcatacacacacacactctctctcttacacagatacactcacagacacacactttctCTTACATACACAGATGCATGCTCTCTTATACAATGTActcacacaagacacacactCTCTTATACACTCACTCACAGATACATACTCTATTGTATACAACACCACACAttcactctcttacacacactcacaaacaaatACTCTCTTACACAGACACTCTCTCTTAAATACACGACAGACacactcttatacacacacactcttatacatacacacgcacccAGAATACACATATGTGCGTGCCTATCTTTCCTCGTCTGACTGTCTCTAATACTGCAGATTCTCTATCTGCTTGAGGGTGATTTCATCATTGCTGGCCTCATGGTCCCAGCATCTCTCAGTCCTCATTGACCCTACATGTAGTGCTCTGGCTTTGCTGGGCTGCTTTCTCCTCTGGACACATGATATGATCTTCAGTATCCTCCTTATAGGCTGCCTTtggcctcatcctcctcatctGGACTTCTTCCAGAAGTCTCTGTTTCTCCTGACATTAATGGGAAATGCCAGTCACAATCTGCTGGGGGACTCCACATTGAGGCACTCGGCAGGCAGCACAGTTCCTTGTCATTCCCTTTGCCTGTTTATTCTGACATCAGTATTCCATCCAAGTCTGCCTTGTGTTGTTCCCACTGCCTTCTGCATCTATATCCTCAGCAAATATTGTataaacacccatagagaaattCATTGAAGCCCAGGCCAAGTCTTTATAGGGGTGATGATGGCATTAACGGGATAAAAAAGTTGGGGACTCATGGTGAAGCCCAGATAACATAGAATCTGAAGGAATGATCATGCATCTTCTGGATAGTCTGAGAAGGGATGGTATTACTGGGAGCTTGATGATGGCAGTCCCCCCATTCTGACTCAGGAGAAGCTGGGGTCTGTTTAGTGTAgctgtgtgtttgatgtgtgtgtttatgtgtatgtgtgtgcatgagtgtttgtgtgtgcatgagtgtgtatgtgtgtgagaatgtgtgtgcatgtgtaagtgtgtgtatatgtgagtgtgtgcatatgtatgtgagtgtgtatatatgtgtgtgttgtgtgtatatgtgtgttgtgtgtatgtgtgagtgtgtgtgagtgtatgtgtgtatgtgtgtatgtgagtgtgtgtatgtgtgtgagtgtgtgcatatgtgtgtgtatgtgtgtatgcgtgtatgtgagtgtatgtgtgtgagtgtgtgcatatgtgtgtgcatatgtgtatgtgcgtgtagtgtgcatatgtatgtgtgttgtgtgtgtgtgtgagtgtgtgtgtgtatgagggtgtgtgggtgtgtgggtgtgtgtggatgtgtgagtgtgtgcatatgtgtgtgttgtgtgtgtatgtgtatgtgtatgagtgtgtgtctatatgtgagtatgtgcatatgtgtgtgttgtatgtgtatgtgtgtgtatgagtgtgtatgtatgtatatatgtgtgtgttggtatttGATGCAGCCATGCATCATACCACATTTTCAGAGCCATGGCTCTTGAGCTGCCTGGTCAACAAGTCTGCTCAGCCTCAACTCTGAGTCTGCTGTGCACAGCTGGACCTGGTAAGTTGTAGCTTATTGGGAAGTCCCCTCTTTGTTCTCTAATTCCAGTTGGGTCACCTCAGtcatgtctctcaggagccatctagcaAGATGAcagctttctttttcctgtctccTGAGTCCTGACAAGTCCCATAGCATTTTGACTCCATTACAGACTGCTTTAGGCCAGACCCTCACAGATCCTGTAATTTCATGgcaagcaaaataaaatcagTGAATTTGATTTATGTGAAAACATTTATTCCCACTGCTTGCTGCAGAGGTTAGGGAATAGAGGAGTTACTTCATTAAATATCCACTTGAAGGATCATTTACTCTCAGGATAATTGAAGCACAAAGAGTGAGCGAATCCCACTTGAATATTGGGAGAGAGGTTTCTCAGGGGCCATAAGCAGCAGGAATGTGCTTCAATCGCTCTGAGAAAGCTGGTGCACCTGGAGCTCAGGGTGAAACACAGAAGGCATGTGGCCTTCCACACATGCAGAAGGGACCCTTTCTATAACTTCCCAGTATACACATGCTCTCCAAATACAAGTTGCTACAGTCCCTTTGAAGGCTGCAGTGAGGGAAAAATGACACAGAAGGGCAACACCAACTGCATCGCACTCTGCAGTCAGAGCttcagaagagcagccagggtcAGAGCACCCTCATCTAGGGCCTTTTCTCAGTCACATTCATAGGGCAGAGGACAATGGCCACTGGCCCGGTGAGTAGGCCTCTGGGTTAGGCAAGGTATTGGTGTGGTAGTTCCAGGGGGACCCTGGTGCTCCACAGACTTTTGTGGCACTGACTCCATGGAGCTCTGGGAGAGACTCTGTAGTTCTGTAGTAGATGCCTCTTATAGACTGGGACTTGTCCCCAGAGAATACAAagaaacacatcagaaaaggcaACTCAAACACATATCCCAGATAGAGACACAGACTATTCTGTAGAGTTTTTGGAAAGTCAGTCTACACCCAAATATGCAGTTAGTTACAGACGTGGTACATAACCTATAATCCCAGTTACATGGGAAGATGGcacagaaggatcatgagttggaagctagcctgagctacatagtaacatcttatctcaaaacacaaacaccaaccaatcaaaacaaacaaaacccacgaATCTATTCCTTTGAAGCTGTCAGTGCAATAGACTTGTAGATCCATTTCACTCTATACCAGGTGCTGACTCAGCTAACTCTTCCTTCAGCACGCACTGAGGCACACCATCTAGAGACTGGACAAACCTGGTAAGCCGTGGTCCCGGCCCCTCTGCAAGTTCAGTGATGCCAGATCCAAGGTGCCCACATTAGACAACACAAAGAGCCTCTCGGTCAGTTCCTCATTCATCAGTTGCTCCTGTACTTGCAGCTTGGCTGGTCTTGCCAGGAGGCCTCTTACTATTGGATCCAAACCACCTGAAAGACATCACATACAAATCAGAGAGGTCCCTAGGTCCCTGCTGAGTTCTGAGGACACAGAATAGATTTTCAGTTGTAAGGcatgtttacttttaaatgtcTGTTTACCTTCACCAAATTACCTTACACAATCCCAAGATTTCCAGGTTCCTCAGGACATGGCCATTATTAGCAACCATGTGCCTAGGATGTACCTTCAGCACCTCAGGGACTAGACATAGTCTAGTCATATTActcagatttattattatttatttttcagcagCAGAATGTTTAGAGCCAAAGGAAATATTCATTGGCCTCCACTGCCTGGAGCAGAAAGATGTGGCCTGGTCTGGCACAAACTCTCAGTTTCTCAAGAACCTTGCTCTATAACCCACTAAAATCTGGGCCATCCTCACAGAAGGCCTCAAAGGAAGTAAAGCAGCATCCATTTCAGAGGTCTTACCCTCCTTAGCTGCATGAATCCAGAATTACATGCAATAACATCTACTGAGTGATCAGTTGCCTTGGGTTACCTTTCCCTCCCTTACCCCCACAAAATGGCAGGTGCATAATACAGTTTGAACTGTGTAGAGTGACTTGGAAAGACCCCAAACCTATCTCCTTATGCTCTGAATGAAAGCAATGTGGTTATCAGTGGTGAGGGAGATGACGTCAGCTGCCATCATCGCTACCCTCAAACCTGTCCCTGTGCCTACCTTTGACACAGGTTAGAAATTACCAGAGGGACAGGAAGAACATGGGGGAAGGGAATGAAGACTATGGGGAAGCATGGAAACAATCCTCTAGAGTAGAACCAGAGAGCtgcagggttttgttgttgttgttggttggttttgttttcaaattccagCGTCCCAAAGCTCACAGTGCTGGTCTCACCAGAGAGACCAGGCATAGTGCTTAAGGATTAAGAAATGATAGCACCATCTATGAGACATGACCACCAGAACACTTTTActtctctgtctcaaaacacaaagagAGTGTACTCTACCTGGATCATCTAGCCTGAGCTCTGAGGAGCTCCAGATGTAAATCAAGGCATTTGTCATGAACATGTCACCTTTTAAAAAACTTTGAACACTGGACTAGGCttggggggcaggggtggggtgtggctcagccagtaaagcaTGATGCatggcaagcacaagaacccaagtTTGTTCCTCAGAACCCAGGAGAATAAATGTAGGGAGTGGTGGTTGCATGCTCTTAATTCTGCTGttggggaggcaaagacagggatTCCTGTGGCTTGTTTTGTGGCCAGTCTAAATTAATTGGGGAACTGGGTCAATtcaagaccctttctcaaaggaAGTAAATTGCTTTCCTAAGGATGACATTGGAGGTTGTCCTTTAGCCtctatttatatacacacacatctaaacacatagaacacacacatacatgcatatgaaaAAAGGCATTGAATGCAATTATTCCCTGTAAATACTGATAAATCAGATAGCATATTCATGGGATATGAAGGCTCATGTTGGGTACCCTGACTTGTACTTAGCTGGAGATAATTTAGGAGTGGGCATACCTTCCTGGATAAGCCTCCAGGGCCTGAAGAAGACGTCGTGCAGCTGCAGCCTGGGGAGCTCTGTGTGGTCCTGGAAGTCTGTGTTTAGTCGTCTCACCAGTGGATGGACTGTGGCATGGCCAAAGCGGAAGGCAGCAGTAGAGAAGACGTTGGACACAGTAGGGTTCACCGTGGGGTTATAGCCTTCATAGGGGCCCACATACTGCCTGAAGGCATCGGGACCCAGGATCTTGGGGATATAATCCCTCATGGTGATGATCtatagagggggagagagatgtTCTCTGAGCAGGGTAGGTGTTCAACACAGCCCAGGTATACCTGTAGGCCAATAGAAGGTTAAAGATTAAGCATTAGGGAAGAATTCTGCCTGGGCATCTTTATGACAAATCATCATAAGATTCATGAGGCTCCCTTAGGAGGGCACAGCTCACAGATACAGGCAGAGGTGTGGGAAAGGACATACCCATCAGGCAAGAGTACAACTCACAGGAAtgtagaaaacaataaaaaataaagagataCTAGACTGAGGAGGATGACACAGAAGTCTATGCCTGGTCCTTAGGTGCCCAAGACCACAGTAGGTCCCTTGCTCCAGGCTACCCCTTGCAACTATGTATTGGAGAACAACATTCGCTTCCTATTTTGCTAGGCAAAATGCCAAGTGCCCAGCACAGAGCCTGTTCTAACCTGACAAGGGGAAGAGGGTTAGTATAAAGTGAGTCAGTCCTCCATCACAAATCCAGGGGGACTGAAGTCAGTACTGCACTGTTTTCTAGTGTGATTTTTCTTATACAACTGATCAAAGATCAATAGGAATTGCCATTTAAGATCCTTTGGCCTTTAAAAGTAAAGATCTAGAACTGATTTTTAGCTTAATGTGACAGAATTATGAGGAACTTCAAGATTaccaaaacacaaagaaaccagAATCCATCTACATACCCACCTCACAGGGCTGCTACTAAGAATATTATGAGCTACATACAATGTTTGGCTCTGTAAGTTTCAAGTACCAGGCAGCAGCTACTGAAAGGGTATTGATGGGTACAGTGGTGGGTGCAGGAGGTCTGTGGCTTTATGGTTACTATAGATGACCCAGTGCTTGGACAACAAAGCCACGAAGAGCCTCCTGGTAATAGGAGTGCTTTGTACATATAAACTTGTGCTTTGGAAGTTCCCACTTGAGTATTCCGAAGGTGATCCTGCCAGAAACTAAGAAAGCCCATGGTGGTCCCACTGGAAGCTACTGGTAAGCCTGGGGTGACCCAACCTAATACATCCACACATGACTCCTTAACCAGAGCTGACAGACACACGATGCACACTGCTGTGGACGCACGGGTCCTGGAGTGTTTAACTACTTCGGCAGGGTTGATAAACATGTTCCAACCCCGATGCTGCCTGTCTTCATGTCCTCTGGATGCTCATATTCTCCTTACTACCAGCGACACAAAGACTAATGCCCCTAGGGTGCTCACACCCGCCTTGTGGACACATCTTAGAAACATCCACTTCTTCCTGTCTGTAATACCCCTGCACGGAGGCACATACCTGGTGCAATGCCCCTACCACCTTGCGTGCCTCCTGGTAGGCAGTGTTGGCGCTCCAATGTGTGTTGATGGCTTTGAAAGCTGTAGCCAGGCGGTTGTGCTCGCGCAGCCACAAGGTGTGCACTGCTGCCAGGGCGGGGACCTCGCTGGCGCGGCCATCACCAGCCAGGAAGCAGGGCGTGCGGTTGGCGTGTGGAGCACCAGGCTCTGGAGCACAGGCGGCTGATGCGAAGGGCAGGTAGGCACGGCCAGAGTCTAGGTGGAGGGTGTTGACACGCAGCAGCCCTGCAGAGCTGCTCCAGTTGCGCAACTGCTTCTCAACACCTGGGGAGCTGCCATACACCGTGGAAGCATCAAGGAAGGAGGTCAAGCCATTCATCTGCTGCCTCGGATTGGCTGCAGACAGGTTGCCAAAGAGTGCTCCTTGGTCCCCAGTGCCACAGGCGGCTGAGGAGCGGTAGAAAGGTAGGCATGCAGTGGTCCGTGAGGAGTTTGAGGGAAGCTGTGGCAAAGGGGAGACTGGATGTCACTTCCGGCTCTTGGGTCCATTTAGAAtcttaaatcataaaataaatttgcGTTGATTAGATGATGGGCAAGGGGTAATACTTATTGCTGAGTGACAATCCCTGGTTCAGAGCATGCACACGACGTGGTCTGGGAGTTATGGGATAAGTTGCACGCATAAAATGGTATTGTAAACAGGAGTGCATTGAATGTCCAAGAAGCCTGTATATGTAGGAAGCTCCTGGGGACAGGGCGTGGGAAGGAGACTTTGCAGTTTATTTCAAGCTCTTCTGTTTAACACTTTAAAAAGTCACATGCCATTTCATAATCAATGAAGAGTTGAGGGAAATTACCTGTATGGGGAAGCAGGGGTTTTGGTTCTCACAGGTCAACTGGCAGTCGACACCTCCCCAGAAGGCTGCTGTGCTGGTGCTCTGTGGTGTGAGAGCAATGTCATGATCGATGTACTGTCCCCACACCGGCAGAAAATCAGAGTACTGGTCATCTTCAGTCACAGCCTCATTTGAAACTTGAATGAGGTGTCTTGTCACCTCCCGTACCTGGGTAAAGAGGACAGCTTGTAATGGTGAAGTTAGACAGCACTGTGGACAATAATGGAGACCTTGGGGTATTAAAATCATGGTGAGACTCTTGTCCACAGCTCTGGAGAGCCCTGGAAAGACCTGTTGCAGTGGACATAagaggaagaaccaagatggaagGCAGACACATTTGGGCGTGGCTGCAGAGACGATTCTAGGTTTCTAAGTATATCCAGTATGGTCACATGGGTCTTCAATTTTTGAGAGCCTTCTTGACCATTGTTATAGAGAGTTGTGATTTGAGGTGGAAAACATGGACAGATTCCACACTGTAGACTTTGGTGGATGAGCCATAGAGGAGGCCATAGTGTAGCCTTTAGAAGTTAGAAAAGATGAGGCTTAAGAGACAGTCAGTGGTAAAAGTATCTGCCTTGCATTGCATGAGCAAAGCACTGGGCTTGAAACT is drawn from Rattus norvegicus strain BN/NHsdMcwi chromosome 6, GRCr8, whole genome shotgun sequence and contains these coding sequences:
- the Tpo gene encoding thyroid peroxidase precursor, coding for MRTLGAMAVMLVVMGTAIFLPFLLRSRDILGGKTMTSHVINVVETSQLLVDNAVYNTMKRNLKKRGVLSPAQLLSFSKLPESTSGAISRAAEIMETSIQVMKREQSQFSTDALSADILATIANLSGCLPFMLPPRCPDTCLANKYRPITGVCNNRDHPRWGASNTALARWLPPVYEDGFSQPRGWNPNFLYHGFPLPPVREVTRHLIQVSNEAVTEDDQYSDFLPVWGQYIDHDIALTPQSTSTAAFWGGVDCQLTCENQNPCFPIQLPSNSSRTTACLPFYRSSAACGTGDQGALFGNLSAANPRQQMNGLTSFLDASTVYGSSPGVEKQLRNWSSSAGLLRVNTLHLDSGRAYLPFASAACAPEPGAPHANRTPCFLAGDGRASEVPALAAVHTLWLREHNRLATAFKAINTHWSANTAYQEARKVVGALHQIITMRDYIPKILGPDAFRQYVGPYEGYNPTVNPTVSNVFSTAAFRFGHATVHPLVRRLNTDFQDHTELPRLQLHDVFFRPWRLIQEGGLDPIVRGLLARPAKLQVQEQLMNEELTERLFVLSNVGTLDLASLNLQRGRDHGLPGYNEWREFCGLSRLETPAELNKAIANRSMVNKIMELYKHADNIDVWLGGLAEKFLPGARTGPLFACIIGKQMKALRDGDRFWWENSHVFTDAQRQELEKHSLPRVICDNTGLTRVPVDAFRIGKFPQDFESCEEIPSMDLRLWRETFPQDDKCVFPEKVDNGNFVHCEESGKLVLVYSCFHGYKLQGQEQVTCTQNGWDSEPPVCKDVNECADLTHPPCHSSAKCKNTKGSFQCVCTDPYVLGEDEKTCIDSGRLPRASWVSIALGALLIGGLASLSWTVICRWTHADKKSTLLITERVTTESGFRKSQESGISPQKAEVQDAEQEPAYGSRVLLCE